A stretch of Cottoperca gobio unplaced genomic scaffold, fCotGob3.1 fCotGob3_128arrow_ctg1, whole genome shotgun sequence DNA encodes these proteins:
- the LOC115004544 gene encoding filamin-C-like, producing the protein MMSNSGYLEPQLPPQFFQSSADISGEEEEEMPATEKDLAEDAPWKKIQQNTFTRWCNEHLKVVNKRINDLQKDLSDGLKLIGLLEVLSQKKMYRKYHSRPNFRQMKLENVSVALEFLEREHIRLVSIGEWKPAESGHVLRTFYAKHKLCVRAERHSEKEMSRKVLLLTKGHMSPKHRVMQIIY; encoded by the coding sequence ATGATGAGCAACAGCGGATACTTGGAGCCACAGCTGCCGCCTCAGTTCTTCCAGAGCAGCGCGGACATCtccggggaggaggaggaggagatgccGGCCACCGAGAAGGACCTGGCCGAGGACGCCCCGTGGAAGAAGATCCAGCAGAACACGTTCACCCGGTGGTGCAACGAGCACCTGAAGGTGGTGAACAAGCGGATCAACGACCTGCAGAAGGACCTGAGCGACGGGCTGAAGCTCATCGGGCTGCTGGAGGTGCTGAGCCAGAAGAAGATGTACAGAAAGTATCACTCCAGGCCCAACTTCCGGCAGATGAAGCTGGAGAACGTGTCTGTGGCGCTGGAGTTTCTGGAGAGGGAGCACATCCGCCTGGTCTCCATCGGTGAGTGGAAACCTGCTGAGTCTGGACATGTTTTACGCACATTTTAcgcaaaacacaaactgtgcgTGAGAGCtgagagacacagtgagaagGAGATGAGCAGGAAGGTTTTATTATTGACAAAAGGACACATGAGTCCAAAGCACAGAGTAATgcagattatttattaa